The Abyssisolibacter fermentans genome contains the following window.
AAATTCCATCTATCTCTTTGTATTCTTCTACTTTATAACGTTTTATCAAGTTTCGCGTATTTTCATAATAATCCAAGTAAGTACCATATTTTGATTTAATTGTATTCAAATCATCCATTACATGAGGCATTGCTAAAACATCGATTGGTTCATTACACTCTCTTCCTTCTGATATATCAAACCAATTTAATCTCAAATGTTCAAATACTCTAAAACCTAATGTATGGTCTGGATCTAAATGACTGTACAACACAGTTTTAATCTCAGTAATGCTACTATGGTTTATTGCATGAACAATATCTTCAGGAGTATCTATCAAAAGACTTATATCGTGTAAAAATAATGAACATCCATATCTCGAATAGGGTTTTCCTTTTTCTCTCGCTTCTTTACAAACACTACAATTACATAAAGGTTTTGGTAATGCTACACAGCCACCACTCCCAATTATCTCAAATTTCATACAAAAACCTCCTTAATATGTCTAGTAATTCCCTTCTTTCTATTTAACCCTATACTAATTCATAAGCAAAAAAGACCCATAAGATTGAATTCTTTTCATATAACGTCCTGCATTTGAGACGTCGTCGAGTTGGTCCCATAAGGAATACTCCTTGGCGGAGCTTCGCTCCCAGTAAGAAGGTGTGGGTGTATAATCCCCAAAAACCTGCCCTAGTAACCCTTTACGCAAAAACTGTGTTAGGCGATGGGCTACCCTACAGTTTCAACTCACCAAATACTTGTAATAAGCAATAAACTCTCTTACTAAAGAATAGATGTCTCTAATTTCAAATATCCTAGCATGTGCAGAATATACCTTGTCAAAACCTACTTTGTTGAAAGCTAGTTTTGTCCTACTAATATGATAGTACTGGGATATTATCATTACGGAATTTAAATTCATTTCTTCCACTATTTCTTTTGAATTCTTTGCTGTCATAAATGTATTACTACCTTTGCTATCTAATATAATTCTATCCTCAGGAATGCCTGCTTGTATCAAATAGTCTTTCATTACTCTGGCTTCATCGAATCCTTCTTTACCTATACCACCACTTACTATAACATATTTAAAATATTTATTCTCATAAAGCTCAATTGCTCTGTCTAATCTTCTTTGAAGTCTCTTTGACGGTTGACCATCAAGTTCTACTTTATTCCCCAAGACTACACCAACGTCCACAAACTCAAGGTCATCATTTAAACCATCAAAAACTATTATGACAATATGAAAACCAAACCATAATAATATAGCTAAAGTTGTATATTGTATAAACTTCCTCAAATTATCTACCACCTTTTATGTACAATTTTCTTGCCATCAAGCGCATGTCGTCTAACTCTTGCATTTACGAACTTTGGTTCGTGAAATCTTCCTGTAGTAGAACTCATCTACTTCATCATTTTATCCAATGGACTTTATATATTTCTAAGACTATTTTATGTAACATGTGTATATATCTCTGTAGTTTTTGGACTTGAATGCACTAGAAGTTCCTATATGTGTCTAAGATCAGTCCCTCCTTCCAGTAAATATGTTTCAAAAATGTCTTTGAGTCCTGTGTATGTCTTATCATCCATGCTTAGACACTATTAATTATCATTATATCGACGCGCATGTCACCCAAAAAGAACCGTCCCCAGTGGGTGTTCAAATATTGAATCATCAATATCTTCATAATTATTAACTATTTGATTACTTAACTTTTTAATCTTCTTATTATATTTTTTATATTGCTCTGTCTCTTTTTTTATTTTGCTTTTTTCAATATCAGATGGGTTTTTATAATTGTGAATACGATTATAACTTTTATACTTTTCATCTGCCATTTGATATCACCCTTTCACTACTAATAGCTTTAAATATTCTCAATAATCCTTGAGCAAGCTAAATACCTATAATGCCCTAGTCTTTCAAACACCCAAAATCTAATCCCTAATCAAATAAAGGATGAAAATTTCACTTAACTCTTGCATTCACGAACCAAAGTTCGTGAATACCACTAATATTAGAAGGATTTACGAATTTTGTTTCGTGAAATCTTCCTGTAGTAGAACCTCACCTACTTAATCATTTTATCCAATAGACTTTGTATATTTCTAAGACTATTTTATGTAACTTGTGTATATATCTCTGTAGTTTTTGGACTTGAATGTCCTAGAAGTTTCTGTATGTATCTAAGATTAGTCTCTCCTTCCAGTAAATGTGTTGCGAAAATGTCTTTAAGTTCTGTATATGACTTATCTTGATGCTTAGACACTATTAATTGTCATTATATCGACGCCTACGTCACCCAAATTGGAACCGTCCCCATTGGGTTTTTTTAATTTGCTCAATCTCACTTTCTATTAAGTCAATGCTATCTAATTCACTCTTAATTATATTTCTATCCATCTATAATCACTGCCTTTGTAAAATTTTTGAAACAGTTTTAAGATTTACTATTCCTTGATATTTTATTTTTCACAATTATCACTTTGCATAACTCCTACAATCCCTAACTAAAATTCGTGATTGTTACTGATATCATACGGATTTACAAAATTTTATTTGTGAAATCTTCCTGTAGTAGAACTCCATAACGTCACTTTTAATTTGAAGTTACAACTTTCTAATGATGCCATATGCTTATCTTCATGCTTAGACACTATTAATTATCATTATATAGACACACGCGTCACCCAAAAAGAACCGTCCCCAGTGGGTGTCGTAGTAGAACTCCTCCTACTTCATCATTTTATCAAATGGTCTTTGGACATTTCTAAGACTATTTTTTGTAACATGTATATATCTCCGTAGTTTTTAGACTTGAATGCCTAGAAGTTCCTGTATATATCTAAGATTAGTCCCTCCTGCCAGTAAATATGTCGTAAAAATGTCTTTAAGTTCTGTGGCTTATCATCATGCTTAAACACTCGCGTCACCCAAAAAGAACCGTCCCCAGTGGGTGTACTTTATTGTTAGGTGTAGGACTAATGTAAACTACTCGACTATCCATCTCCATCATAATTTTATTTTATAATTTTAACAACTTAATTTTATACTCATAATAGATTCACTCATTTGATAGTAAAAGCAATTTTTTTGTAGTGCTGGCATTCCTAATTGTTACGTTATTGTTCACTGAAGAACTTGCGATTTTATACCATCTCGTTTTTGATAATGTTACTCTTGGTGCAGACCAGAAAATAATATTTTTATAGTAATCAACCTGTTCATATTCTGGTTTAGCATCTCCAACTGCCTTATATACTTCTTTAACAGTAATGGGTGAAATAAGGAATATAGCCTGATGTATTACTTCTTTATCCGACTTTATATCCCACCATTTTGGTGCGTTATTCAAGGCTTCCGATAATTCTTTTAGTGATATGATTGCCACAGGAACACTTATCATAAATCTTTCTTCAATGATTGCTTTACACCGATTGATTATTTTGTCTTTATCACTAATATCACTGGAAAAAAGAACATTCCCACTATTGATATAGGTGCTAACATCTAAAAAACCTACATCTTCAAATGCAATTTTTAATAAGGGCATTGATACTTTATTTTTTCCGCTAATATTTATGCCACGTAAAAGAGCAATATATTTTTCCAATCCAAAACACCTCCGTCAAATATAATCTTGATTAACTTCATATATTTTTCAAATACTCAAAATAATTAATTAAAATACCATACAGCTACACTCTCAAATTACATTAATCTTTCACCTAACTCTTGCATTCACGAACCAAAATTCGTGAATACCACTAATATTAGAAGGATTTACGAACTTTGGTTCGTGAAATCTTCCTGTAGTAGAACTCTCCTACTTAATCATTTATCCAATGGACTTTATATATTTCTAAGACTATTTTATGTAACATGTGTATATATCTCTGTAGTTTTTGGACTTGAATGCACTTGAAGTTCCTGTATGTGTCTAAGATCAGTCCCTCCTTCCAGTAAATATGTTTCAAAAATGTCTTTGAGTCCTGTGTATGTCTTATCATCCATGCTTAGACACTATTAATTATCATTATATCGACACGCATGTCACCCAAAAAGAACCATCCCCAGTGGGTGTATTGCTAATTTTTGTATTCTTAGGTTGATGTCATTGCCCCAGTGGGTGTATTGTCCCATTGGGTGTAATCAAATTGTTTAATACTTCATATAATAAACTATGTAAATCAAACTGACTAAAGCAGATACTATATGTTAATAATAATTATTGAGGTGTAGCTATGAAATCAAAATTAGATTTAGGTTCAAAAGTTTATATAGAAGGACTTTTACCATTTGAATATCAAAACTTGGTAGATTATAATAAACTTTATACTGTTATTGGTATTAACTATTATATTCCTTATCAAATTACAATTAGCATTAAAGATAATCCAATATCAGTTACATTAAATAATATTAGGCTAAAAGTCTAAGTCTATCTTTTATGTAAGATACCTCCTCTTCATCATAGCTTGTCAATAATAACTTTAGAATTTGACCTAGCTGGAAATTACTTTTCGGTTTGTATAGACATTTATTAAATTTTCCAACTCTACAATATTGACACTGTTCTATATTATTATTTTTACAAGCAATATGTAAAGTTTTAATATTTTTAAATGTACTTTTTGCATATACATGTAAATACCATTTCCCTTTAGCAATGTATTTGATATCGCCAATTAAAATATTCCTTTCATTGGCGAATATTTCTAAGTTTTTTTTCTTTTTATAAAGCTCTGATAATAATTTATCTTTATTTTCACCAAATAACTTACCTGCTTTATCTTTATATCTAACAAGATTATTATATCCATCATCAACTGCAAATTTTAATGCTTCAAGACTTATATAATATAATTCTTGAAAATCACTAAATAAATCTTTTTCAACATACCTTAATACTTCTTCATTTATCATACTCTGGCTTACACCTGTTATATATTGAATAATATTATATAAGGCTTTTCTATTCGCCATGTGACTCTCATATGAATAATATTTTAATATAAACAAACACTCTATATTTGGTATTGAGTTTTTAAAATATCTACTATCTCTATCAACTATACCTAACAAATATTTTTTATAATAATTCTTCAGTACTATTACTGATTGCATGCTTTTAATTGCTTTTATAACATTTTCACAACCTTCAGAGTAGTCTTTAATATTTTCTATAGCAATTACTAGTATTTCTTTACTTATAGAATTTGCTAAATTCTCATAGAATTGGATATCATCCTGACCCTCTACAATAACTAATGGTGTTTCTGTCATTAATGCTTCATTAAAAAGCTCTTCAATTAATTGCTCCATATCTTCATGCATAAGTTATCCTCCTAACTTAATTTAACTAAATAATTCGTATTTCGTCTAGAAATTGCTGGACTATGTGAGGCTACAATAATCTGAGATGCTGGAGCAACAATTTGAAGAATTTCTAAAATTTCTCTTTGCCATTTTAAGTTCAATGAAAGTTCTGGCTCATCAATCATAATTAAGTCCCTTTGGTTTGCATCTATCAAAAATATGGTAAGAAATGATAGCAAGTGTCGTTCTCCACTTGATAAGCCACTTAATCCATGGTTATTCTCTTCATCCTTAAATTTTATATATACGCCATCCTTGTCAACAACAAGCTTCTTATTTGAGCTTATTTGACGATTAAATATCATTTCTAATAGATTGATTGATTCTAAAATACTCTCTTCTTCCTTTAATTCTTCAATCATCTTAACTAGTAAATTTAACAATAAAT
Protein-coding sequences here:
- a CDS encoding tyrosine-type recombinase/integrase, with product MSKHQDKSYTELKDIFATHLLEGETNLRYIQKLLGHSSPKTTEIYTQVT
- a CDS encoding DUF1697 domain-containing protein, which translates into the protein MEKYIALLRGINISGKNKVSMPLLKIAFEDVGFLDVSTYINSGNVLFSSDISDKDKIINRCKAIIEERFMISVPVAIISLKELSEALNNAPKWWDIKSDKEVIHQAIFLISPITVKEVYKAVGDAKPEYEQVDYYKNIIFWSAPRVTLSKTRWYKIASSSVNNNVTIRNASTTKKLLLLSNE
- a CDS encoding tyrosine-type recombinase/integrase is translated as MDDKTYTGLKDIFETYLLEGGTDLRHIQELQVHSSPKTTEIYTHVT
- a CDS encoding YdcF family protein, which gives rise to MRKFIQYTTLAILLWFGFHIVIIVFDGLNDDLEFVDVGVVLGNKVELDGQPSKRLQRRLDRAIELYENKYFKYVIVSGGIGKEGFDEARVMKDYLIQAGIPEDRIILDSKGSNTFMTAKNSKEIVEEMNLNSVMIISQYYHISRTKLAFNKVGFDKVYSAHARIFEIRDIYSLVREFIAYYKYLVS